A single genomic interval of Pseudopipra pipra isolate bDixPip1 chromosome 29, bDixPip1.hap1, whole genome shotgun sequence harbors:
- the CTXND2 gene encoding cortexin domain containing 2: MESPPVPPALDVDKAVATAFVVLLGLFLLAMTVRCARLVVDPYSAIPTSTWEEEPIN; this comes from the coding sequence ATGGAGAGCCCCCCGGTGCCACCCGCCCTGGACGTGGACAAGGCCGTGGCCACGGCCTTCGTGGTGCTCCTGGGGCTCTTCCTCCTCGCCATGACCGTGCGCTGTGCCCGGCTCGTGGTGGATCCCTACAGCGCCATCCCCACCTCCACCTGGGAGGAGGAGCCCATCAACTGA